Within the Opitutaceae bacterium TAV5 genome, the region TCCTCCGGCCTGCCGGTCGCCTCTTCGCCCGCCGGAGCGCGATCCCGGTCCTGCTCCGGCTGCGGCGCGGAAGATCCGGCCGCAAGCCCCGCCATACCGAAGGCACCCGCCAGCACCCAACAAAGCAGGCAACGGAAAAGGACTGTCGTTTTCATCGTGCCGCCAATCTAGCCGGTCATCCCCGCCACACAAGCAGCCAACGGCAACCAGCCGGCGGCCTTTTGGCCAACCACCCGTCCTGCAATATTCTGCCATAATCTGGAGCAAAACTCGCAAAATCTCTCAAAATCTACCAACCCGGGCTTGCCTTTGCGGCCGTCCTCGCTCTTGCTCTCCCCATTATCCGACCTGTTTCACCCTGACCAAAACCTCCTGCCGATCCACCCGCTTCCTCTTCCGGGAGCACCGCTGTCTTCTCTTCCGACTCTTCACTCTCTCCACCGTTTTCCACCTTTCCTTCCCGATCGCCACTCTCCCCCATGTTGCCTCCGCCCGCACCGCATCGCGCTGAAATCGAACACCTCGTCCGCCGCGCCCTCTATGCCCGCGCCGGTCGTCCCGCGCCGCGCCAGGTCCAGGCGCCCAATCCGCTTCTCGTCAACGTCAGCGCCCGCCACTGCCACCTCACTCCGGAGGCCGTCGAGACGCTTTTCGGCAAGGGCCGCACACTCACCCCGATGAAGTGGCTGTACCAGAAAGACCAGTACGCCGCGAAGGAGACCGTCACCCTCATCGGCCCGCGCAGCCGCGTCATTTCCAATCTCCGCATCCTCGGCCCCTGCCGCGACCTCAACCAGATCGAGCTCGCCCTCACCGATTCCATCGCCCTCGGCTTCGACATCCCCGTCCGCGCCTCCGGCAACATCAAGGGCACGCCCGGCTGCATGCTGATGGGCCCCGCCGGTTTTCTCAGACTCGAGGAAGGCGTCATCCGCGCCGCGCCGCACGTGCACATGCACCCCGAGGACGCCGCCTTCTACAAGGTGAAACCCGGCGAATTCATGAAGCTGCGCATCGGCGGCGAATGCGCGCTGACCTTCGATCGCATCCTTGCGCGCGTCCACGAAGACTTCAAGCTGGAGGTCCACATCGACACCGACGAGGCCAACGCCTGCGCCCTCACACCCAACACCCCCGTCACCCTCCTCAAGGCCTGAACCCTTCCCGCTCCCGCACTCTCCCGATTCTCCGTCTGCGCAAACTCTGAACCCTGAACACCAAACTCTAAACCGTATCCATCATGAGTGAATCCATCGGACTAGTTGAAACCCGCGGCTTTGTCGGCTCTGTTGAAGCCAGCGATGCCATGGTCAAGGCCGCGAGCGTCACGCTCGTGCGCACCGTACAAATCGGCGGCGGCCTCGTGGCCGTGGTCATCAAGGGCGACGTCGGCTCCGTGAAAGCGGCCGTCGATGCCGGCGCCGAAGCCGCCAAGCGCGTCGGCGAGCTCGTCAGCTCCCACGTCATCGCCCGTCCCCACGCCGACCTGCTCAAGGCCGTCGGCCTCGCCTGAGCGCGGCCTTTCCCGATTCTTAATTGTTCATTATTAATTCCTGATTTTTTCCACCATGTCACAACTCGCTCTCGGTATCGTTGAAGTCAAAGGCTTCACCACCCTGCTGGAATCCTGCGACGCCGCGCTCAAGTCCGCGAACGTCACCCTCACCGGCTACGAAGCCATCGGCAGCGCCTACGTTTCCGCCTTCTTCCGTGGCGACGTCGCCGCCGTCAAGGCCGCCGTCGAGGCCGCCGCCGAAGCCGGCAAACGCGTCGGTGAAGTCATCAGTGTCCAGGTCCTCCCCCGTCCGCACGACGACCTCGCCGGTCTCGGCAAGTGGGTCGCCTGACACTCCGCCCGCCACCGCGTATCCGGAAACCACTTACCCCTCTTCACCATCCCGCATCCACGGCATCACCCCGGCTCCGCTCACCCGGACCGGCGGGTGGATGCGGGAGGTAAAGAGGAACCACCTTCCCGCCAGCCGCTCGTCCCCGCTGCTTCTGATTTCAGCTTTCAGCTTTTCAGTATTTCAGCTTTTCCCATGAAAATCCTCGTCGCCAACATCGGCTCCACCTCCTTCAAGTACCGCCTCTTCCGCTTCGCCGCGGAAGCGGACGGCGCGGAAGAGGCGTCGTTGCTGGCCAAGGGCGGTTTCGAGCGCGTCACCGATTACGGCCAGGCCATCGATTCCTGTCTCGCCGAGCTCAAGGCCGCCGGCCACCTCGCCGCCGCCACCGATCTCGCCGGCGTCGGCTTCAAGACCGTTCTCGGCAAAAACCTCACCGGCTGCGTGCCCGCCGACGAGAAAACCGAGGCCGCGCTCACCGCCGCCACCGACCTCGCCCCCGCGCACAATCCCCCCTACGCTGCCGGCATCCGCCGCTTCCGCGAAAAACTCCCCGGCCTGCCGCTCGTCGCCCTCTTCGAGACCGCCTTTTACCAGTGGGTCCCCGAACCGGCCACCCGCTACGCCGTCCCGCAATCCTGGTACGACGCCGGCGTCCGCCGCTACGGTTTCCACGGCGCCAGCCACAAATACGTCGCCGAACGCTCCGCCGAGCTCCTCGGCCGCGACGACATCGCCGACAACGCCCGCAACCTCTACCTCCGCGGCCCCGCCCCGCTTTCCGACGCCGCCGTTCCCCTCCGCGTCATTTCCTGCCACCTCGGCGGCTCCAGTTCCGTCACCGGCATCCGCAACGGTGTGGCCATCGGCACCAGCATGGGCCTCAGCCCCCAGTCCGGCCTGCCGCAAAACAACCGCGTCGGCGACCTCGACTCCGCCGCCATCCCCTACATCCACAAACAGCTCGGCCTCCCCGTCGCCGACATCGAGAAACAGCTCACCAGGGAAAGCGGGCTGCTCGCCCTTTCCGGCGTCAGCAACGACCTGCGCGACATCCACGAAGCCGCCAAAAAAGGCGACGCCCGCGCCCGGCTCGCCATCGACGTATTTGTCCATTCGATACGCCACTGGATCGGCGCCTTCTGGCTGGAGCTCGGCGGCTGCGACGCGCTCGTCTTCACCGCCGGCATCGGCGAAAACAACGCCTGGCTCCGCGAAGACGTCTGCGCCGGCCTCGCCGCCCTCGGCCTCACGCTCGACCCGGCGCGCAACACGACCGCCGCCGCCGAACACAACCTCGCCACGCCCGATTCCCGCACGCAGGTCCTCGTCATCCCGGCCAACGAGGAACTCGTCGTCGCCCGCGAAACCCGCCGCCTCCTGAAAAACCTCCACCCATAACTCCCAGCCCTCGCCTCCACCACCCGCCACCACCTTTCCCGCTCCCGACCACATCAACCTTTAACCACCCAACCTATATGTCCAAAGCACTCGGTCTCCTCGAAACCCGCGGTCTCACCGCTCTCGTCACTGGCGTCGATGCCATGCTCAAGTCCGCCAACGTCACCCTGGCCGGTCCGATGAAGCAGGTCGGCAACGCCCTCGTCACGGCCATCGTCATCGGCGACGTCGCCGCGGTCAAGGCCGCCACCGACGCCGGCGCCCAGGCCGCCCGCCAGGTCGGCGAAGTCATCAGCGTCCAGGTCATCGCCCGCCCGCACGACGACGTCGCCAGCATCCTCCCGAAAGCCGCTCCCGCGCCCGCCGCCGCCGGCAAGAAATAACCCGTGGCGCGGGCGTCCCGCCCGCAACGCGTGTGGCACGGGCATCCTGCCCGTGATGATCGACGGTGGCATGGGCTTCCAGCCCATGTCCCATTCACCCGCGACTACCGCTCACCTTCCGCCATCCGGCACTCACCACCATGTTTCTCGCCCGCGTCATCGGCTCAATCGTCGCCACCAAGAAGGATGCGGCCATGACCGGCCGCAAGCTCCTCGTCCTTCGCCCGCTCCTGATCGACGAGGCCGATCCGACCCGGTTCCGTCCCGGCACCAACACCATCGTTGCGGTCGACGCGCTCGGAGCCGGCACCGGCGAGACTGTCCTTTTCTGCCAGGGCAGCTCCGCCCGCGGCACCGAAGGCATGAAAAACCTCCCCGTCGACGCCGCCGTCATCGGCATCGTGGACACCGTCGATGTCCTCGGCAAACGCATCGTAATTAATTAATAATTAAAAATTAAAAGTTAAGAATTACGATCCGGTAAAACCACCTGCCAGACATCCCCCCCTGCCTCCTTTTTCACGCCCTCTCCAATTTTTAATTCTTAATTATTAATTTTTAATTTCCCATGTCAGCCTTCACCCTCGACGAAACCGCCCTCCGCACCGTAGTTGAAGAAGTCCTCCGCGGACTCGGCCGCAATGGCGCCGCCTCCTCCAACGGTTCCGCGCCCGCCGCCGCCCCGGCCGTCGTCGCCCCCCGTGTCCCCCAAGGCCGCTTCGGTGTGTTCAACGACGTCGCCGCCGCCGCCAGCGCCGCCCAGGGAGCCTTTCTTCAGCTCCAGCAAGCCGGCCTCGCCGGACGCGCCAAGGTCATCGAAATCGTCAAGGATCTCGCCACCCGCAACGCCGTCGAGTGGGGCCGTATCGAGTTCGAGGAGACAAAAATCGGGCGCCTCGCCCACAAGGTCGAGAAGCTGCAAATCGTAAAACTCGTCCCCGGCCTCGAATGGCTTCGCCCCTACGCTCTCAGCGGCGACCACGGCATCACCCTCGAAGAGTGCGTCCCCTTCGGCGTCATCGGCGCCATCACGCCCGTCACCCACTCCGTCCCGACCATCTGCGGCAACATCGTCGCCATGGTCGCCGCCGGCAACGCCATCGTCGTCAACCCGCATCCCGGAGGCGCCCGCTGCGCCGCCATCGCGATCCGCGCGATCAACGAGGCCATCCACGCCGCCACCGGCATCGAGCATCTCGTCTGCGTCATCGCCGAGCCCTCGCTCGAAACCTTCGACGCTCTCTGCAAGAACGCCACCGTCCGCCTCCTCTGCGTCACCGGCGGCCCCGGCGTCGTCGCCGCCGCCATGAAGTCCGGCAAACGCGCCATCTGCGCCGGCCCCGGCAACCCCCCCGTGGTCGTTGACGGCACCGGCTCCCTCGCCAAGGCCGCCGCCGACACCCTCGCCGGCGCCGCCTACGACAACAACCTCCTCTGCGTCGGCGAAAAGCAGGTCTTCGTCCTCGAACACATCGCCGACCGCTTCATGACCGAGCTCGCCGCCGCCGGCGCCGCCAAGCTCAACAGCAGCCAGCTCGCCGCCCTCACCGCCGCCGCCTTCACCACCGCGAAAGATGCCGGCGGCTGCTCGCACCCCGTGCTCAACCGCAAGCTCGTCGGCGTCGATGCCGCCGTCCTCGCCCGCCACGCCGGCGCCACCGTCTCCGCCGACACCCCGCTCCTCTTCGCCGAGACCGACGCCAACCATCCCTTCGTCGTCGAGGAACAGATGATGCCCATGATCCCGGTCGTGCGCGTCAAGACCTTCGACGAGGCCGTCACCCAGGCCACCAGGAGCGAACACGGCTACAAGCACTCCTCGATCATCCATTCGCTCAACGTCGAGCACATGACGCAGATGGCCCGCGCGCTCGACACCACGCTGTTCGTGAAGAACGGCCCCTCCACCGCCGGCCTCGGCCTCGGCGGCGAAGGTTACCTGAACTACTCCATCGCCACGACCACCGGCGAAGGCATCGCCACGCCGCGCACCTTCACCCGCACCCGCCGTTGCGTCATGGTCGACAACCTCCGCATCTATTGATGCGCGAATTAAGAATTAATAATTAAGAATTAAAAATTCCAAGCCCGCTGCCTTCTGTATCCACATACCTGATTCATACTCTCCCGATTCTTAATTTTTAATTATTAATTCTTAATTTTCTTCCATGCAACTCGCCCGAATCGACGGCACGATCACTGCGACCACCGCGCATCCCAGCATGCGCGGCCACCGCACGGTCATTTGCCAGCCGCTCGACGAGAACAATCGACCCGTCGGCGACCCGGTCCTCGCCACCGATCCGCTCAACGCCGGCCTGCACCAGCGCGTCCTCTTCCACACCGACGGCTCCGCCACCCGCGACCTCGTCAAGGATTCGCACTCCCCTCTCCGCAATCTCGTCTTCGCCATCGTCGACGAACCGAAGAAATAAAAACCAAAACCATGCGCCTCGCTCACGTCATCGGCAAAGTCACGCTCAGCGTAGCAGATCCCTCGCTACGCGGCGGACGCCTCGTGATCGCGCAGCCCCTCAACCGCGAGAAATTCGCGACTCCCGGCCACCCCATGCTCCCTCTGGCCAAGGGCAACAGCACCGTCGTTTACGAAGCTCTCGGCGCCGCCGAAGGCCAGATCATCGGTTTCACCGAAGGCGCCGAAGCCTCCGCTCCCTTCGACAAACCCACGCCCGTCGATGCCTACGCCGCCGCCATCATCGACACCATTTCCTACACCCCGCCCGTCACTCCCGATTCTTAATTTTTAATTATCAATTCCTGATTCCTGATTCCTCACCCGCCATGTCCCAACTGCTCACCGCCCGCGACATCGAAGATCTCCTCAAGACCGGAGCTCCCATTCCCGCCACTGCGCGCCTCACGCCCGCCGCCCGCGACACGCTCCGCGACAAGGCCTCGATCCTGCCTTCCTCCGGCGCCCTGCGTCCCGCTGCGTCCGCCGCCGCGAGCGCCACGCCGACCGAGCCGATCGTTCCGGATTACGAATACAAGTGGACGCCCGGCAGCGACCCGAAGACGCCCGCCGAAATCGCCGCCTTCTTCGCCTCCCCCGCCATCGAGACCCTCAAGCACCGCATCGTGGACATCGGCCGCCGCATGTGGGAAAAGGACTACACCGACGGCAACGGCGGCAACATCACCGTCCGCGTCGGCGACAACCTCGTCCTCTGCACCCCCACGCTCATCTCCAAAGGCTTCATGAAGCCCGAGGACGTCGCGCTCATCGACATGGATGGCAAGCAGCTCGCCGGCGCCCGCAAGCG harbors:
- a CDS encoding transcriptional regulator — translated: MLPPPAPHRAEIEHLVRRALYARAGRPAPRQVQAPNPLLVNVSARHCHLTPEAVETLFGKGRTLTPMKWLYQKDQYAAKETVTLIGPRSRVISNLRILGPCRDLNQIELALTDSIALGFDIPVRASGNIKGTPGCMLMGPAGFLRLEEGVIRAAPHVHMHPEDAAFYKVKPGEFMKLRIGGECALTFDRILARVHEDFKLEVHIDTDEANACALTPNTPVTLLKA
- a CDS encoding carboxysome shell protein (ethanolamine utilization protein; involved in the degredation of ethanolamine), whose product is MSESIGLVETRGFVGSVEASDAMVKAASVTLVRTVQIGGGLVAVVIKGDVGSVKAAVDAGAEAAKRVGELVSSHVIARPHADLLKAVGLA
- a CDS encoding microcompartments protein, which translates into the protein MSQLALGIVEVKGFTTLLESCDAALKSANVTLTGYEAIGSAYVSAFFRGDVAAVKAAVEAAAEAGKRVGEVISVQVLPRPHDDLAGLGKWVA
- a CDS encoding acetate kinase; the encoded protein is MKILVANIGSTSFKYRLFRFAAEADGAEEASLLAKGGFERVTDYGQAIDSCLAELKAAGHLAAATDLAGVGFKTVLGKNLTGCVPADEKTEAALTAATDLAPAHNPPYAAGIRRFREKLPGLPLVALFETAFYQWVPEPATRYAVPQSWYDAGVRRYGFHGASHKYVAERSAELLGRDDIADNARNLYLRGPAPLSDAAVPLRVISCHLGGSSSVTGIRNGVAIGTSMGLSPQSGLPQNNRVGDLDSAAIPYIHKQLGLPVADIEKQLTRESGLLALSGVSNDLRDIHEAAKKGDARARLAIDVFVHSIRHWIGAFWLELGGCDALVFTAGIGENNAWLREDVCAGLAALGLTLDPARNTTAAAEHNLATPDSRTQVLVIPANEELVVARETRRLLKNLHP
- a CDS encoding carboxysome shell protein (ethanolamine utilization protein; involved in the degredation of ethanolamine); protein product: MSKALGLLETRGLTALVTGVDAMLKSANVTLAGPMKQVGNALVTAIVIGDVAAVKAATDAGAQAARQVGEVISVQVIARPHDDVASILPKAAPAPAAAGKK
- a CDS encoding ethanolamine utilization protein EutN, which encodes MFLARVIGSIVATKKDAAMTGRKLLVLRPLLIDEADPTRFRPGTNTIVAVDALGAGTGETVLFCQGSSARGTEGMKNLPVDAAVIGIVDTVDVLGKRIVIN
- a CDS encoding aldehyde dehydrogenase; this translates as MSAFTLDETALRTVVEEVLRGLGRNGAASSNGSAPAAAPAVVAPRVPQGRFGVFNDVAAAASAAQGAFLQLQQAGLAGRAKVIEIVKDLATRNAVEWGRIEFEETKIGRLAHKVEKLQIVKLVPGLEWLRPYALSGDHGITLEECVPFGVIGAITPVTHSVPTICGNIVAMVAAGNAIVVNPHPGGARCAAIAIRAINEAIHAATGIEHLVCVIAEPSLETFDALCKNATVRLLCVTGGPGVVAAAMKSGKRAICAGPGNPPVVVDGTGSLAKAAADTLAGAAYDNNLLCVGEKQVFVLEHIADRFMTELAAAGAAKLNSSQLAALTAAAFTTAKDAGGCSHPVLNRKLVGVDAAVLARHAGATVSADTPLLFAETDANHPFVVEEQMMPMIPVVRVKTFDEAVTQATRSEHGYKHSSIIHSLNVEHMTQMARALDTTLFVKNGPSTAGLGLGGEGYLNYSIATTTGEGIATPRTFTRTRRCVMVDNLRIY
- a CDS encoding ethanolamine utilization protein EutN; protein product: MQLARIDGTITATTAHPSMRGHRTVICQPLDENNRPVGDPVLATDPLNAGLHQRVLFHTDGSATRDLVKDSHSPLRNLVFAIVDEPKK
- a CDS encoding carbon dioxide concentrating mechanism protein CcmL is translated as MRLAHVIGKVTLSVADPSLRGGRLVIAQPLNREKFATPGHPMLPLAKGNSTVVYEALGAAEGQIIGFTEGAEASAPFDKPTPVDAYAAAIIDTISYTPPVTPDS